The following proteins are co-located in the Diaphorobacter sp. HDW4B genome:
- a CDS encoding glycosyltransferase — MSATSKPSICLNMIVKNEAHVIERCLASVKPWIDRWVIVDTGSTDGTQQVIRHFMQGVPGELHERPWKNFAHNRNEALQLARGGADYLLFIDADEQLQVPKGFRWPQLLADGYFLTCHMAGTEYQRNALIATRRDWRWEGVLHEYLTAPNAQPWEQLAGPVIFVSHDGARAKDPNTYLKDIALLEDALKADPDNTRYVFYLAQSYRDAQRFEQSLERYRQRAAMGGWEEERWFAQFQAAKLLERTGATPEAVREAYLATYAARPQRAEPLCELARFHRERKEFALASLYALQASKIVQPTADILFVDAAVYRWRALDELAVSAFYTPHQTLGREALKQLLAQRMFPESERVRIEGNRAFYRV; from the coding sequence ATGTCCGCCACGTCCAAGCCCTCCATTTGCCTGAACATGATCGTCAAGAACGAGGCGCATGTGATCGAGCGATGTCTTGCGAGTGTCAAGCCGTGGATTGACCGCTGGGTGATCGTCGACACCGGATCGACCGATGGTACGCAGCAAGTGATTCGTCACTTCATGCAGGGTGTGCCGGGCGAATTGCACGAGCGGCCATGGAAGAACTTTGCCCACAACCGCAACGAAGCGCTGCAACTGGCTCGCGGCGGTGCGGACTATCTGCTGTTCATCGACGCCGACGAGCAACTGCAGGTGCCCAAGGGCTTTCGCTGGCCGCAGCTCTTGGCCGATGGCTACTTTCTCACCTGCCACATGGCGGGCACGGAATACCAGCGCAACGCATTGATCGCCACGCGCCGAGACTGGCGTTGGGAAGGCGTGCTGCATGAATACCTCACCGCGCCGAACGCGCAGCCTTGGGAGCAGTTGGCCGGGCCGGTGATCTTCGTCTCGCATGACGGCGCGCGCGCCAAGGACCCGAACACCTATCTCAAAGATATTGCGCTGCTCGAAGATGCGCTCAAAGCCGATCCTGACAACACGCGCTATGTGTTCTATCTCGCGCAGAGTTACCGCGATGCGCAGCGATTCGAGCAAAGCCTGGAGCGTTATCGGCAACGCGCGGCCATGGGCGGTTGGGAAGAGGAGCGCTGGTTTGCCCAGTTCCAGGCGGCCAAGCTGTTGGAGCGCACGGGTGCAACGCCCGAGGCGGTGCGTGAAGCGTATTTGGCAACGTACGCCGCGCGCCCTCAACGTGCGGAGCCCTTGTGCGAACTGGCCCGTTTTCATCGCGAACGCAAGGAGTTCGCACTCGCCAGTCTGTACGCGCTGCAGGCCTCGAAGATCGTGCAGCCGACGGCGGACATTCTGTTCGTGGATGCGGCGGTGTACCGCTGGCGCGCGCTCGATGAACTGGCGGTGAGCGCTTTCTACACCCCACATCAGACGCTGGGACGCGAGGCGCTCAAGCAGTTGCTCGCTCAGCGGATGTTTCCGGAGAGCGAGCGCGTTCGCATCGAAGGAAATCGGGCGTTTTACCGGGTGTAG
- a CDS encoding collagen-like protein produces MLASAPIVRADDVILRPPAAGRVVVQDSGGSHLYFRVDDAATNNVFVPTVPGSTAQQVLTCFNSGGQLGPCAANAGAGPDGTTPLSNAGGSATGTTGATGATGATGSTGVTGTTGPTGPTGPTGATGNTGATGDAGTGTTGAAGPTGATGSTGSTGATGLTGPAGSTGATGATGPTGDPGPQGLTGPQGIQGIQGIQGNPGLQGLPGNDGATGPAGTAGTPGLDGPTGPTGPTGPTGATGTIHTDIFASAANTAGSVIGVVLGGTKVPLPTQNLSGITSSSNTDFTVTQSGSYLITYSINVTAALLMSTCVYIDSACESTLNSAPLLSLSSFTGQSIVNLSVGQVVSLQLYGLLGAATLQGGAGARMSIVQLK; encoded by the coding sequence ATGCTGGCCTCAGCCCCCATCGTCCGCGCGGATGATGTGATCCTGCGTCCCCCAGCAGCAGGCCGCGTGGTCGTGCAGGACAGCGGCGGCAGCCATCTCTACTTTCGCGTAGATGACGCCGCCACCAACAACGTGTTCGTGCCTACGGTGCCCGGATCCACTGCCCAGCAAGTGCTCACCTGCTTCAATTCGGGAGGCCAATTGGGTCCTTGCGCCGCCAACGCAGGCGCTGGGCCGGACGGAACGACACCGCTGAGCAATGCAGGCGGAAGCGCTACGGGCACGACCGGAGCGACCGGGGCGACAGGAGCAACCGGATCCACAGGCGTGACGGGAACCACCGGCCCCACTGGGCCCACAGGCCCGACAGGCGCCACGGGCAATACCGGTGCCACAGGAGACGCAGGCACGGGCACGACGGGTGCCGCTGGCCCGACGGGCGCTACAGGGTCCACAGGCTCCACTGGAGCCACGGGCTTGACCGGTCCTGCAGGCAGCACTGGAGCGACTGGCGCAACCGGCCCAACTGGAGATCCCGGACCACAAGGGCTTACCGGACCTCAAGGCATACAGGGAATACAAGGAATTCAGGGCAACCCGGGTCTGCAGGGATTGCCGGGAAACGATGGTGCCACCGGTCCTGCCGGGACTGCGGGAACGCCAGGGCTCGACGGCCCCACGGGACCTACCGGTCCGACAGGCCCCACCGGAGCCACGGGTACGATCCACACCGACATTTTTGCATCGGCGGCCAACACGGCAGGCTCGGTGATTGGCGTTGTTCTGGGAGGCACCAAAGTGCCGCTGCCCACACAAAACCTGTCAGGAATCACGTCGTCATCAAACACCGATTTCACCGTTACCCAATCGGGTTCCTATCTCATCACTTACTCCATCAATGTGACTGCGGCGCTCCTCATGAGTACGTGCGTCTACATCGACAGTGCGTGTGAATCCACCTTGAATTCCGCACCCCTTCTGTCCTTGAGCAGCTTCACGGGACAATCCATCGTGAATCTCTCGGTGGGCCAAGTCGTCAGCCTGCAACTGTATGGTCTGTTGGGGGCCGCGACGCTGCAAGGAGGCGCGGGAGCGCGCATGAGCATTGTCCAATTGAAATAG
- a CDS encoding DUF2939 domain-containing protein — protein sequence MKSSKNVVIAAVIAVVLGIAVLLYASPYIALNSIKKAMDAQDANALAQYVDFPVLRENLKGKLMSSLANKLPQSDDSSNPLGGIGQALGGMVVGAAVDNLVSPAGVMMMMQTGKFGPKVPKSTPAQNNGAPSDRTTDNESDPRGFSLNYQGFSKVRVFRKSDPGSAFIFRRDGLMGWKLINVDMG from the coding sequence ATGAAAAGTTCAAAGAACGTCGTCATCGCAGCGGTGATCGCTGTGGTTCTGGGCATCGCCGTGCTGCTGTACGCCTCGCCCTACATCGCGCTGAACTCGATCAAAAAAGCGATGGATGCGCAGGATGCCAACGCGCTGGCGCAATACGTCGACTTTCCGGTGCTGCGCGAAAACCTCAAGGGCAAGCTGATGAGTTCGCTCGCGAACAAGTTGCCCCAAAGCGATGATTCGTCCAACCCGCTGGGCGGCATCGGGCAGGCCCTTGGCGGCATGGTGGTGGGCGCGGCGGTGGACAATCTGGTGTCGCCCGCTGGCGTCATGATGATGATGCAGACCGGCAAGTTCGGCCCCAAGGTGCCCAAGTCGACGCCTGCGCAAAACAACGGCGCGCCAAGCGACCGCACCACCGACAACGAAAGCGATCCGCGCGGCTTCTCTCTGAACTATCAGGGCTTCAGCAAGGTGCGCGTGTTCCGCAAGAGCGATCCGGGCAGCGCCTTCATCTTCCGCCGCGATGGGCTCATGGGCTGGAAGCTGATCAACGTGGACATGGGATGA
- a CDS encoding IclR family transcriptional regulator, producing the protein MAAADRNPPRTKSIVTRNSGSSVSSVERAMRVLRVMSEGANARLTDIATAADLDKATALRLLEMMVRDGFVMRDAATKQFTLGPELMVLGAAALRRFDPRPIVRPSLMRLVGQFEDSAVLSLPSGIESLCIDVEEGTYPIRANYLRVGSRRPLGVGAGSLALLAWLPDAEREAAIEILLSQLQRYPRITAELLHERIAEARSKGYCVLLDVVVERMGGIGVPILDPQGRPVAAISIAALNDRILSRESAMGQSLMHEAMQCQVRWAEATRPVSRTAHRVSASK; encoded by the coding sequence ATGGCAGCAGCAGATCGCAACCCTCCACGCACCAAGTCCATCGTGACCCGCAACTCCGGCAGCAGCGTGTCGTCCGTCGAGCGCGCCATGCGCGTGCTGCGGGTCATGTCGGAAGGCGCGAATGCACGGCTGACCGACATCGCCACCGCCGCCGATCTGGACAAGGCCACTGCCCTGCGCCTGCTGGAGATGATGGTGCGCGACGGCTTTGTGATGCGCGATGCCGCCACCAAGCAATTCACGCTCGGGCCCGAGCTCATGGTGCTGGGTGCAGCGGCACTGCGCCGCTTTGACCCACGCCCCATCGTGCGTCCCAGCCTGATGCGGCTGGTCGGCCAGTTTGAAGACAGCGCGGTGCTGTCGCTTCCCAGCGGCATCGAATCGCTGTGCATCGACGTGGAAGAAGGCACCTACCCCATCCGCGCCAACTATCTTCGCGTGGGCAGCCGCAGGCCGCTGGGCGTGGGTGCGGGATCGCTCGCGCTGCTGGCCTGGTTGCCCGATGCCGAACGCGAAGCCGCCATCGAGATTCTGCTCAGCCAGTTGCAGCGCTATCCGCGCATCACCGCCGAGCTGCTGCACGAGCGCATCGCCGAAGCGCGCAGCAAAGGCTATTGCGTGCTGCTCGACGTGGTGGTCGAGCGCATGGGCGGCATCGGCGTGCCGATTCTCGATCCGCAAGGTCGCCCGGTGGCGGCCATCAGCATCGCCGCGCTCAACGACCGGATTCTTTCGCGCGAATCCGCCATGGGCCAGTCGCTGATGCACGAGGCGATGCAATGTCAGGTGCGTTGGGCCGAGGCGACCCGGCCCGTCAGTCGCACCGCGCATCGCGTCAGCGCGAGCAAATAG
- a CDS encoding collagen-like protein — translation MTSAHRFARTRLHSAATLTLGVGVLAVAPVVWADDVILRPPTAGRVVVQDSGGSNLFLRIDDTGTNNVFVPTVPGSSAQQALTCFNAGGQLGPCTANAGAGPTGATPLTGAAGATGITGVTGATGPTGATGATGATGATGAGGTGAAGPTGPTGPAGATGSTGATGSAGAGTTGATGPAGATGATGPTGAIGGTGAPGATGGTGAAGPVGATGAVGPAGNTGAAGPTGSVGAAGPAGAVGAAGPTGNTGAPGATGSTGAAGAVGPAGATGATGVAGPAGNTGAVGATGPAGAAGAAGNAGPAGPIGPIGPQGSPGTAGAVGPQGTQGIQGVAGPTGANGATGATGSTGATGAAGSGSTIASYMSAENTAGVALSLSVNGARIPLPHQQVIGTGFNPAGNNELFNLTSAGIYLISYNIRTTAAIATGACVSDSNSNAYNCIPALTQTSLVGVGQFQGQAIVNLPANTQLNLRLIGLSSTVLQGGVGASLTVVRLQ, via the coding sequence ATGACCAGCGCACATCGCTTTGCACGCACTCGTCTCCATTCCGCTGCCACGCTCACATTAGGGGTCGGCGTACTGGCCGTCGCGCCAGTCGTCTGGGCCGATGACGTGATTCTTCGTCCGCCCACTGCAGGCCGCGTCGTCGTGCAGGACAGCGGCGGCAGCAACCTCTTTCTGCGCATTGACGATACCGGCACCAACAACGTGTTCGTTCCAACTGTTCCAGGATCCTCCGCACAGCAAGCGCTCACTTGCTTCAATGCAGGCGGCCAGCTCGGGCCATGCACAGCCAATGCGGGAGCGGGACCGACCGGTGCCACCCCGCTGACGGGAGCAGCCGGCGCGACCGGCATCACCGGCGTCACGGGTGCAACTGGCCCGACCGGAGCCACAGGTGCCACGGGTGCCACGGGTGCGACAGGTGCAGGCGGCACGGGCGCCGCTGGTCCAACGGGACCCACAGGCCCCGCTGGTGCGACCGGGTCAACAGGCGCCACAGGCTCCGCTGGCGCTGGAACGACTGGCGCTACAGGTCCCGCTGGTGCAACTGGGGCCACCGGCCCGACGGGTGCAATCGGCGGCACAGGAGCCCCTGGTGCAACGGGCGGCACTGGCGCGGCGGGCCCCGTTGGCGCCACCGGTGCAGTCGGCCCAGCGGGCAACACTGGTGCGGCAGGCCCAACAGGCAGTGTTGGCGCAGCGGGTCCAGCGGGTGCCGTTGGTGCGGCCGGCCCAACGGGCAACACGGGTGCCCCAGGCGCAACAGGCAGCACTGGCGCGGCAGGTGCGGTAGGCCCAGCCGGTGCGACCGGTGCGACTGGTGTAGCCGGACCAGCGGGCAACACGGGTGCCGTCGGTGCAACCGGCCCTGCAGGTGCTGCAGGGGCAGCCGGCAATGCAGGTCCTGCAGGCCCCATCGGACCTATCGGCCCTCAGGGCAGTCCTGGTACCGCCGGTGCCGTGGGGCCGCAAGGAACGCAGGGAATTCAAGGCGTCGCGGGCCCGACTGGTGCCAATGGTGCGACAGGCGCCACTGGCTCGACAGGAGCAACGGGCGCCGCCGGTTCCGGGAGCACCATCGCGTCCTATATGTCCGCCGAGAACACGGCAGGTGTCGCACTGTCCCTCAGCGTGAATGGCGCGCGGATTCCTCTCCCACACCAGCAGGTCATTGGCACCGGCTTCAATCCGGCCGGGAACAACGAACTGTTCAACCTCACGAGTGCTGGCATCTATCTGATCAGCTACAACATCCGTACAACGGCTGCCATCGCGACGGGAGCGTGTGTATCGGACAGCAACAGCAACGCTTACAACTGCATCCCGGCGTTGACACAGACCTCGTTGGTTGGTGTGGGGCAGTTCCAGGGGCAGGCCATCGTCAATTTGCCCGCCAACACGCAATTGAACCTGCGTCTCATCGGGCTGAGTTCAACCGTTTTGCAGGGGGGAGTCGGGGCATCGCTCACAGTGGTGCGACTGCAATAA
- a CDS encoding Zn-ribbon domain-containing OB-fold protein: protein MSTQPTIPQSLSAHFTDGLQSHVIRYQRCNACGHAQTLARYACQRCGSEKLDWHDSAGLATVRARTVVSRAPSDEFRALAPYTLVIVELDEGPRLMGHADAQVDIGQRVRAEFFEHHHRTLLRFDGLA from the coding sequence ATGAGCACCCAACCCACCATCCCCCAGTCGCTGTCCGCGCACTTCACCGACGGACTCCAGTCCCACGTCATCCGTTACCAGCGCTGCAATGCCTGCGGCCACGCACAGACACTCGCGCGCTATGCCTGCCAGCGCTGCGGCTCCGAAAAGCTCGATTGGCATGACTCCGCTGGCCTCGCCACGGTACGTGCGCGCACCGTCGTATCCCGCGCGCCATCCGACGAATTCCGCGCACTCGCGCCCTACACGCTCGTCATCGTCGAACTCGACGAAGGCCCGCGTTTGATGGGACATGCCGATGCGCAAGTCGACATCGGTCAACGCGTGCGCGCCGAATTTTTCGAGCACCACCACCGCACGCTTTTGCGCTTTGACGGACTCGCCTAG
- a CDS encoding tripartite tricarboxylate transporter substrate binding protein, translated as MNRNTRHTTRRRTLALACAALCCLATPFAANAATDYPSKPIKLVVPYPPGGPTDIVARVVAQKLQEQMGQSVIIDNKPGAGANLGAEQVARSAPDGYTLMVATTAHAINPSLFSKLNYSITKDLAPVSQLTSGPLVIVATPGLAANNVKELIALAKAKNGGLNFASSGNGQSTHLSAELFSAMAGTKMNHIPYKGSAPALTDVMSGQADLMFDTMLSSMPFVKGGKLKAIAVTSSQRSPIAPDIPTVAEAGLPGYEAIAWNGVQAPAGTPKEIIDKLNAELKKALENPEVKQRFEAQGFSSAWNTPAAYGQFIQAEVDKWAKVVKTSGAKVD; from the coding sequence ATGAACCGCAACACTCGCCACACCACTCGCCGCCGCACGCTCGCTCTGGCCTGCGCAGCCCTCTGCTGCCTGGCCACGCCCTTCGCCGCAAACGCGGCCACGGACTACCCGAGCAAGCCGATCAAGCTTGTCGTGCCCTACCCACCGGGCGGTCCCACCGACATCGTCGCGCGCGTGGTCGCGCAGAAGCTGCAAGAGCAGATGGGCCAGTCCGTCATCATCGACAACAAGCCCGGCGCAGGCGCGAATCTCGGTGCCGAACAGGTCGCACGCAGCGCGCCCGATGGTTACACGCTGATGGTCGCAACGACCGCGCACGCGATCAACCCATCGCTGTTCTCCAAGCTGAACTATTCGATCACCAAGGACCTCGCACCGGTCTCGCAACTGACCAGCGGCCCGCTCGTGATCGTCGCGACTCCGGGCCTTGCCGCCAACAACGTCAAGGAACTGATCGCACTCGCCAAAGCCAAGAACGGCGGGTTGAATTTCGCGTCATCGGGCAACGGCCAATCCACGCATCTCTCCGCCGAACTCTTCAGCGCCATGGCGGGCACGAAGATGAACCACATCCCCTACAAAGGCAGCGCGCCCGCGCTCACCGATGTGATGAGCGGACAGGCCGACCTGATGTTCGACACCATGCTGTCCTCCATGCCCTTCGTGAAGGGCGGCAAGCTCAAGGCCATCGCCGTCACCAGCAGCCAGCGCTCGCCCATCGCACCCGACATTCCTACAGTGGCGGAAGCAGGCCTGCCCGGCTACGAAGCCATCGCATGGAATGGCGTACAAGCCCCCGCCGGAACACCCAAGGAAATCATCGACAAGCTGAACGCCGAGCTCAAGAAGGCGCTTGAAAACCCCGAGGTCAAACAGCGCTTCGAAGCCCAGGGTTTCTCGTCCGCATGGAACACACCAGCAGCCTATGGCCAGTTCATTCAAGCGGAAGTGGACAAGTGGGCCAAGGTCGTCAAAACATCCGGCGCAAAAGTGGATTGA
- a CDS encoding chalcone isomerase family protein, producing the protein MSQIVRHITGLLIAGGLVAAASLPAVARTEGGAAPEVKQVSMAPSQMGVHAPFAEKVQVGGRTVTLNGAGIRYKAVFQVYRAALYTEKPLQQYGDLGGANESKRIHLVMLREVNANELGGMFIRGIQENMDKASAARLMPAMLRMSALFNDYKKLEPGDSVTLDWVPGKGTVVSVRGVPASDSMPEAQFYHALAGIWLGATPADWKLRDAMLGVKATTDTANRN; encoded by the coding sequence ATGTCGCAAATCGTTCGTCACATCACTGGTCTGTTGATTGCAGGGGGCCTGGTCGCTGCTGCCAGCCTGCCTGCCGTGGCCCGAACCGAAGGCGGTGCGGCTCCTGAAGTGAAACAGGTCTCCATGGCACCGTCGCAGATGGGTGTCCATGCGCCCTTTGCTGAAAAAGTGCAGGTGGGTGGCCGCACGGTGACGCTCAACGGCGCGGGCATTCGTTACAAAGCGGTGTTTCAGGTGTATCGCGCAGCGCTCTATACCGAGAAGCCGCTCCAGCAATACGGCGACCTGGGTGGTGCCAACGAATCCAAGCGCATCCATTTGGTGATGCTGCGTGAAGTGAACGCCAACGAACTGGGCGGCATGTTCATTCGCGGCATTCAGGAAAACATGGACAAGGCGAGCGCGGCGCGCCTGATGCCGGCCATGCTGCGCATGTCGGCGCTGTTCAACGACTACAAGAAGCTGGAGCCGGGCGACTCCGTCACGCTGGACTGGGTGCCGGGCAAGGGCACGGTGGTGTCGGTGCGCGGCGTACCGGCTTCGGATTCGATGCCCGAAGCGCAGTTCTATCACGCGCTGGCGGGCATCTGGCTGGGCGCGACGCCTGCCGACTGGAAGCTGCGCGACGCGATGCTGGGCGTGAAGGCAACGACGGATACTGCCAATCGCAACTGA
- a CDS encoding thiolase family protein, whose protein sequence is MPSSTQAPQAFLRGASGTAFGKHEGRSALDLMAEAASGALKSAQLERAQIDGVLCGYATTLPHLMLSTLFCERFALRPNYAHSMQLGGATGAAMLMAARELVRSGRCRNVLVVAGENRLSGQSRDSSIQTLAQVGDADYEVPNGASVPAYYALMASEYMHRTGVTSADLAEFAVLMRNNAITHPDAHLRTPITVQDVLASKAIASPLSLMDCCPISDGAMALVVSADPHPQAAIAMRGAGQAHRHQHLTAMEDVMRCGASDAASIALDEAGMDIADFDYLGIYDSFTITLVMLLEELGFAPRAGAAARLRHGDFARDGALPLNTHGGLLSYGHCGVAGGMAHVVEAWRQMSNLAGKRQLQRTPSRAFIHADGGVMSSHVSLVLTREG, encoded by the coding sequence ATGCCCTCATCAACGCAGGCCCCGCAAGCCTTCTTGCGTGGCGCAAGCGGCACCGCATTCGGCAAGCATGAAGGCCGCAGCGCGCTCGACCTCATGGCCGAAGCCGCCAGCGGCGCGCTGAAAAGTGCGCAGCTCGAACGCGCGCAGATCGATGGCGTGCTCTGCGGCTACGCCACGACGCTGCCGCATCTGATGCTGTCCACGCTGTTCTGCGAACGCTTTGCGCTCAGGCCGAACTACGCACACAGCATGCAGTTGGGCGGTGCCACCGGCGCGGCCATGTTGATGGCGGCGCGAGAGCTGGTGCGATCGGGCCGCTGCCGCAACGTGCTGGTGGTGGCTGGTGAAAACCGCTTGAGCGGCCAGTCCCGCGACAGCTCGATCCAGACACTCGCGCAAGTGGGCGATGCCGATTACGAAGTCCCGAACGGCGCATCCGTGCCCGCGTATTACGCGCTCATGGCGTCGGAGTACATGCACCGCACGGGCGTGACTTCTGCCGACCTGGCCGAGTTCGCTGTGCTCATGCGCAACAACGCGATCACGCATCCCGATGCGCATCTGCGCACGCCCATCACGGTGCAGGACGTGCTGGCCAGCAAGGCCATCGCATCGCCGCTGTCGCTCATGGACTGCTGCCCGATTTCCGATGGCGCGATGGCGCTGGTGGTGTCTGCCGATCCGCATCCGCAAGCGGCCATCGCCATGCGCGGCGCGGGCCAGGCACATCGTCATCAGCATCTCACCGCGATGGAAGATGTGATGCGCTGCGGCGCATCGGATGCCGCGTCCATTGCGCTCGACGAGGCGGGCATGGATATCGCCGACTTCGACTATCTCGGCATCTACGACTCGTTCACGATCACGCTGGTCATGCTGCTCGAAGAGCTGGGCTTCGCGCCACGCGCCGGAGCCGCAGCGCGCTTGCGGCATGGCGACTTTGCACGCGATGGTGCCCTGCCGCTCAACACCCACGGCGGACTGCTTTCCTACGGTCATTGCGGCGTGGCAGGCGGCATGGCGCATGTCGTCGAAGCATGGCGGCAGATGAGCAATCTGGCCGGAAAGCGCCAGTTGCAACGCACACCATCGCGCGCCTTCATCCACGCCGACGGCGGCGTGATGTCGTCGCATGTGAGTCTGGTTCTGACACGCGAAGGATGA
- a CDS encoding acetate--CoA ligase family protein produces the protein MDLLESALNPRSVAVIGASENIHKIGGRPILYMGRHGYQGKIYPINPTRDEIQGHKSYASLSALPEVPDLALIVVGGDKTVAAVEECAERGVKSAVIIASGFGETGPEGKELEQRMLAKARASGMRLYGPNTQGLANFGTGAIAGFSTMFIEVPPQDGPVAVVSQSGGMSSMIYGLLRGRGIGVRHVHATGNEADVTVGEMALAVAHDPDVKLLLLYLESISKPEILAQAAEYARSRDLPIVAVKAGRTAGGQRAASSHTGSLANEDRTVDAFFQHHGIWRVRDPHEQARAAQAYLKGWRPEGKRLVVISNSGASCVMGADAADDEKLPMAELAQSTQDALAAKLPGFATTQNPIDITAALLSNSGLFGDVLPEVAKDPAADLFFINIPVAGAGYDVERFARDAAAFEKAAGKPVAVAAWQDSVASAFRTHGIATFPNEGDAIGVLAQVANHTALMRRPRVAAPAPMQVELPPSEGQFLNEAQSLELLGRHGVPVVPMQLCQTANEARSAWERISAGGSRVVMKACSRDIPHKSEYGLVALNVPSADEAGALFDRFWSKMDELQAARDGVIVAAMCKGRHEFMVGAHVDPVFGPVVVVGDGGKYTEALNDCVVLMPPFSTEEVQSALRSLRIAPLFDGVRGEPPMDISALSELAVAVAHFAVSAKDQIASLDLNPVLVGSVGEGAMVVDALVERR, from the coding sequence ATGGACTTACTAGAATCCGCGCTCAATCCTCGCTCTGTGGCTGTCATTGGGGCTTCGGAAAACATCCACAAGATCGGCGGCCGCCCCATTCTGTACATGGGCCGCCACGGCTACCAAGGCAAGATCTACCCCATCAACCCCACGCGCGATGAAATCCAGGGCCACAAATCCTACGCATCGCTCTCAGCCCTGCCCGAAGTGCCCGACCTCGCGCTCATCGTCGTCGGCGGCGACAAGACGGTGGCGGCAGTCGAGGAATGCGCAGAACGCGGCGTCAAATCAGCGGTGATCATCGCGTCCGGCTTCGGCGAAACAGGCCCTGAAGGCAAGGAACTCGAACAGCGCATGCTCGCCAAGGCCCGCGCCAGCGGCATGCGCCTTTACGGCCCCAACACGCAAGGCCTCGCCAATTTCGGCACCGGCGCGATCGCGGGCTTTTCCACCATGTTCATCGAAGTGCCACCACAGGACGGCCCGGTCGCCGTGGTCAGCCAAAGCGGCGGCATGAGCTCGATGATCTACGGCCTGCTGCGCGGTCGCGGCATCGGCGTGCGCCACGTGCATGCCACCGGCAACGAGGCCGATGTGACGGTCGGTGAAATGGCGCTCGCCGTCGCGCACGATCCCGATGTGAAGCTGCTGCTGCTTTATCTGGAGAGCATCAGCAAGCCCGAAATCCTCGCCCAGGCCGCAGAGTACGCACGCTCGCGCGATCTGCCCATCGTTGCGGTGAAGGCCGGACGCACGGCAGGCGGTCAGCGCGCGGCCTCGTCACACACCGGTTCGCTCGCGAACGAAGATCGAACTGTCGACGCCTTCTTCCAGCACCACGGCATCTGGCGCGTGCGCGATCCACATGAGCAGGCGCGCGCGGCGCAGGCCTATCTCAAGGGCTGGCGTCCCGAAGGCAAGCGGCTGGTCGTGATCAGCAATTCCGGCGCAAGCTGCGTGATGGGAGCCGACGCGGCCGACGACGAAAAGCTGCCCATGGCCGAACTGGCCCAAAGCACGCAGGACGCGCTCGCCGCCAAGCTGCCCGGCTTTGCGACCACGCAAAACCCCATCGACATCACCGCCGCGCTGCTGTCCAACAGCGGCCTGTTCGGCGACGTGCTGCCCGAAGTGGCCAAGGATCCCGCCGCCGATCTTTTCTTCATCAACATCCCCGTGGCCGGCGCAGGCTACGACGTGGAACGCTTTGCGCGCGATGCCGCCGCGTTTGAAAAAGCCGCAGGCAAGCCAGTGGCCGTGGCGGCGTGGCAGGACAGCGTGGCGTCCGCCTTCCGCACGCACGGCATCGCCACCTTTCCGAACGAAGGCGATGCCATCGGCGTGCTCGCGCAGGTCGCCAATCACACGGCGCTCATGCGTCGCCCGCGCGTTGCGGCCCCTGCGCCCATGCAGGTCGAGTTGCCACCGAGCGAAGGCCAATTCCTCAACGAAGCCCAAAGCCTTGAATTGCTCGGACGACATGGCGTGCCAGTCGTTCCCATGCAGTTGTGCCAGACCGCCAACGAAGCGCGCAGCGCCTGGGAGCGCATCAGCGCAGGCGGCAGTCGCGTCGTGATGAAGGCCTGCTCGCGCGACATTCCGCACAAGTCCGAATATGGGCTGGTGGCGCTCAACGTCCCATCTGCCGACGAGGCGGGAGCGCTGTTCGATCGCTTCTGGAGCAAGATGGACGAGCTCCAAGCCGCACGCGACGGCGTGATCGTCGCAGCCATGTGCAAGGGCCGCCACGAATTCATGGTCGGCGCGCATGTCGACCCAGTCTTCGGCCCGGTGGTGGTGGTGGGCGATGGCGGAAAATACACCGAAGCGCTCAACGACTGCGTGGTGCTGATGCCTCCGTTCAGCACCGAAGAAGTGCAATCCGCCCTGCGCAGCTTGCGCATCGCGCCTTTGTTCGACGGCGTGCGCGGCGAGCCGCCGATGGACATTTCAGCGCTGTCCGAGTTGGCCGTCGCGGTGGCTCACTTCGCGGTGTCGGCCAAAGATCAAATCGCATCCCTCGACTTGAACCCCGTTCTGGTCGGCTCCGTGGGAGAAGGCGCGATGGTGGTCGACGCATTGGTCGAGCGCCGCTGA